The Mycolicibacterium duvalii DNA window TGTGTTCGATTATGCCACCGCCCACCGACACCACGGCGCCTCAAAAAAATCAAGATCCCGCCAACCGGCAACCAATTGCTGCCAGTGGAATGAAAGCGCTGACCTGCCGGTTTAACAGGTCAGATCGATCACGATCGCACCAGATGTCGAAACCGCGTGATTCGCTCCACGGCTTGAGACCCGAACGAGGGATAGAGCAATGAAGAATTTCACCATCGCCGCCACCGCCGCCGCCGGACTGTCGATCGCCGTGCTCGGATTGGCCGCCCCGGCTGCCGCCGCGCCGTCGGGCTCCGGGGACGCCGGGGCCACCATCAGCGCGCTCGAGGCCGAGGGCAACCGCGTCATCGTCAACCGTCAGGGCAGCACCCCGCTGGGCGAGGCCACCGTGGTCTCGGTGCGCCCCGGCCCGGAGTTCACCGAGTGGGTGTGGGACGCCCAAGGCGATGACCGCATCCAGGTCCCCGCCGGGCGCACCTACTTCGTCGACGTCAAGTAATCCGAGCCCGCAGAACACCGGAGAAGGGGCGCCTCACCGAGGCGCCCCTTTTCTCATGGCTACAAGCCGCTGTCGCGCAGGACGGCGCACAGCGCGGTCACCGCGGGGGCGAAGGCGTGCTCTGCCGGCGCCGCGAAACCGACGATCAAGCCATCTGGATTTCCCAGCGCGGCATCGGCGTCGGGATGGCGCATCAGCGACAGTCCCATGACGGCGATGCCCGCGCCCCGGGCTCGTCGCAGCACCTCTGCCTCTGCCCCCGCCGGTAGCGTCACCACAGCGTTCACGCCCGCGGCCAGACCGCTCACCGACACCCGGAACGGCTCCAGAGCGGCGACGAGGAGGTCGCGTCGGCGCCGGTAACGCAATCTCATGCGGCGAATGTGGCGGTCGTAGGAGCCGCTGCGGAGGAACTCGGCCAACGTCAGCTGACTGATCGCATCGACGTAATACTGTTGCCCGCCAGCGGCGTCCACCACCGCGTCGACCAGTTCGCCGGGCAGCGCCATCCACCCCAACCTCAGTGCCTGCGACAAACTCTTGCTCGTCGAACCCAGATACGCCACCCGTGCCGGGCACAGCGCCTGCAGCGCACCGACCGGCTGGCGGTCGTACCGGAACTCCCCGTCGTAGTCGTCGTCGAGAATGAAACCGCCGGTGCGTTGCGCCCATTCGACCACAGCCGCGCGGCGCGATGAGTGCAGCGCCATCCCCAGCGGATTGTGATGCGCCGGGGTCAGCAGCACCGCGGCGACGTCCAGCGCGTCGAGTTGCTCGACGCAGGCCCCGTGGTCATCGACCCCGATCGGCACCGTGTCGACCCCGCACGCCGCGATCGCGTCACGAAAAAGATGCAGTCCGTAGGCTTCCAGCGCCATCCGACCACCCAGCACTCGGGCAAGCAGCTCAATCGCGTGTCGGACGCCGGCGCAGATGACGAT harbors:
- a CDS encoding PLP-dependent aminotransferase family protein, whose amino-acid sequence is MTSWANSSSLDLHLEVGADLAPGTRGAKNTLITALRDAVRSGRLPSGARLPPSRALAADLGLARNTVADAYAELVAEGWLGARQGAGTWVISAPRPMAPARPRGVRGAPAHNLMPGSPDVAEFPRSQWVACTRRALSRAPNDALRMGDPRGRPELREALAEYLARARGVRTSAESIVICAGVRHAIELLARVLGGRMALEAYGLHLFRDAIAACGVDTVPIGVDDHGACVEQLDALDVAAVLLTPAHHNPLGMALHSSRRAAVVEWAQRTGGFILDDDYDGEFRYDRQPVGALQALCPARVAYLGSTSKSLSQALRLGWMALPGELVDAVVDAAGGQQYYVDAISQLTLAEFLRSGSYDRHIRRMRLRYRRRRDLLVAALEPFRVSVSGLAAGVNAVVTLPAGAEAEVLRRARGAGIAVMGLSLMRHPDADAALGNPDGLIVGFAAPAEHAFAPAVTALCAVLRDSGL